The DNA sequence TGGCCAACGTGTTCCAGGGGCTTCAGGGCGTAAGCCCGGGGCTTAACATTACGTATTCCGGCGGGCAGCCAGGCACTACTCCCAATATAAACGTACGCGGGTTTACATCCATTAACGGCGGCTCGCCCCTCATCGTCATAGACGGTATCGCCTCGGCCACAGATGACCTTTTAAGGCTGAACCCTTCGGATATTGCCTCCATTTCCGTGTTAAGGGATGCGGCCTCCGCGGCCATTTACGGGGCCCGGGCCGCTTACGGAGTAGTGCTGGTAACGACCAAAGCGGGTAACATTTCAGGGAAGCAGACCGTCAGCTATAATAACTATTTCTCCCTGTCCAGGAGGACGGTGATGCCGGAGCCGGTTACCGATCCGTATATCTTTTCCCGGGTACTGGAGCTTTCTACCAATAATACTCCCTGGGATTATGTGAATTATTCGGATGAGCATTATAGCTGGGCCAGGGCGCGGTCGGATGATCCTTCCATTGAAGAAGTGCGCCCGGATCCGGAAGATCCAAGTCGCTGGGCCTATATGGGGAATAACAACTGGAACGACTATTTTTTCAATGAATCCAGTTTTTCCCAATATCACAGCCTTGCCTTCAGCGGCTCCGCACAGGCAGGAAAGGCGCCCATTGGTTATTACCTGTCAGCGGACTATACCTACGAAAACGGTCTGAATAAACTGACTCCGGATGACTGGACCCGTTATTCGCTCCGGGCAAGGCTGAATTTTTCGCCGCTGAGCTGGCTGAAACTGGATAATAACCTGAATATATACCAGCCGGAAAGGGATGCGCCCACCTACAGTGTTACCGATGTGTATTACCTCCGGCCAATTGATGTAGCCAAAAATCCTGACGGTTCCTGGGCGAATACAGGGGCGGGAAGGCTGGCCGCTCAATTAACGGACGGGGGAAGGAACGTCAGTACCCGGTTCGGGTTCCAGGATGTTATCCGCGCTGAAGCCACTTTCCTGGAGGGTGAGCTTAAGATCACGGCGAATGCGAGCTTTAAAAGAGAGTTATGGAAATACCATACCGACTCAAAAAAATATTCTATCGGCTTTGGTCCCGATGATATCCGGGAGGAGGGTGGCTCGGGATGGGTGAGGGAATCCAACGGGAATGTGAACCACGATGTATATGACCTCTACGCGAATTATAATAAAAACTTCGGGGATCACGGCCTGCAGCTGCTGGCGGGCTATAACCAGGAAAGCTATGAATGGTCGCTGGTGCGCGCTACCCGGAACGGTATTATTTCTTCTTCCGTACCCTTTATTGCGCTGACCAGCGGAGAGGCAACCATTGAAGTTCCCCGGGGTTTCGGCGGTGACGCCCGCTACGGGATCCGGAGTTATTTCGGGCGAATTCATTATACGTATAAAGGGCGCTACATCCTGGAAGGGAACGGGCGCTATGACGGGTCATCCCGCTTCCCGGCATCCAATCGCTGGGGTTTCTTCCCTTCGGTATCTGCTGCCTGGATCGCCAGCGAGGAACCTTTACTGAAGGATGCGGGAAACACGCTCACCACGCTTAAATTCCGCGCCTCCCTCGGCGAGCTGGGAAACCAGGACGTGGATTACTTTGGCTACCTGCAAACGCTTCCGCTGAACTTGTCGGGTTACCTGATAGACGGCAGCAGGCAAACGGTGATCACGGGCGCGCCTTCCCTGAACGTAGACCCGGATAATTATACCTGGGAAAAGGTGGTCACCATGAACGTCGGAGCAGATATTGGGTTTTTTAAGGACCGGCTGCAGGCTTCATTTGATTATTATGTGCGGGACACGAAAGGCATGCTTACCCAGGGCGTGGAATTGCCGGCTGTGCTGGGTACTTCTCCGCCCCGGCAGAACTCCGCCGATCTTTCCACCCGGGGATGGGAGCTGATGCTGCAATATATGGACACTTACCAATTGGCTTCCAAGCCTTTCTTCCTGAGCGCCAAGATGATCTTATCCGATTCGCGGTCAGAGATCACCCGGTTCAAGAACGACCAGCTGCTGCTGGGCAACTACCGGGAAGGGCAGGAGATCGGGGAAATATGGGGCCTTACCAATAACGGCCTTTTCCGGAATGAGGAAGAGATCGCTGCTCTGGACGAAAGCTCACTCATCCCCTGGGGCGCGCTGGACATTGTTCCGGGATGGCCAAAGTACAAAGATTTGAATGGGGACGGGAAAATAGAAGCGGGTATCAGCGAAACAGACCCCAAAGACCTGAGCATAATCGGGAATACGAGCCCCCGGTACCGCATCGGTTTTAACCTGGATATGAGCTGGAACAATATAGACCTCTCCGTTTTCCTGCAGGGGATTGGCAAAATCGATTTTTACCCGCAGCATTACCTGTATTGGGGCCCCTACCAACAGCCTTATGCAAATGTGTATCCCTGGAACCTGGATTTTTACCGGTCTGAAGGGGATAGCCCGCAGGAGCGCTCGGGGCATTCGCAGGCTTACCTTGATGCTGGACTGGCCGATGCAAACCTGGATCCTGCTTTCCCGGTCATGCAATCCTGGCTGGCCGACAATAATTACCGGGATGGCAACGGGAATAAAGTGGGCCTGGACCTTCCCCAGTCGGGATACCTCCAGGATGCTTCTTACCTGCGCGTGAAGAATATCACGCTGGGTTATACGCTTCCCCAAAGCCTGACGAATAAATGGAAAATGGGGCGGGTTCGCGTATTCGTTTCGGGGGAAAATATCTTCGAGTTTTCCGCGATCAAAAAATACCTCGATCCGGAATCCATCACCGACGGGTTCGGCTGGGCATACCCTTATCACCGCAAGTACGCAATTGGTTTAAACGTTGATCTTTAAGTCATGAAAAAACTTATCCTTTTGATTAGTTGCCTTGCGGGGCTTACTTCCTGCAAGAAGGATTTCCTGGACCGCTATCCTCAAACCGATATTTCTCCCGAACTGTTCTTCAAATCGGAAGAAGACTTGTCCCTTTATATAAACGGGCTGCTTTCAATTCCCGGCAAAGGCGATTACCAGGCCGATCAAAACAGCGATAATACAACTACTACCGCCGCCATTGAGATCAAGAACATGATGACCGGTACGCCCAGTTCTCAAACCATCGGCGGCGGCTGGAGCTGGGGCAGGCTCAGGGACATCAATTATTTCCTTGATAACTACGGGAAAGCGGAGGTTGCGGAGGAAGTGAAAGCGCATTATGCCGGCCTGGCCAGGTATTACCGGGCGGTGTTCTACTTTAATATGGTGCAGCGCTACTCGGATGTGCCCTGGTATTCCCATGCGCTGAATCCCGAAGACGAAGAAATGTACAAAGGCCGGGATCCGAGGGCGCTGGTAGTGGACAGCATCATGGCGGACCTTGCCTATGCGGCGGCCAGTGTAAGGGAAAGCGTTCCCTCGGGCACCCCCGATACCTGGGCCGTAAAATTGTTTTACGCCCGCGCGGCTTTGCATGAGGGCACCTTCCGGAAATACCATTCCGAACTGGGCCTGGAAAGTTCTGCCGGCGCCTTCCTGGAAAAGGCGGCTTCCCTGGCCGGAGAAATTATCTCGTCCGGGAACTTCGCTGTTCATAACACGGGAAATCCCGGCCAGGATTATGCGGCATTGTTCAATAGCCAGGACCTGCTGTCCAACAGCGAGGTGATCCTTGCCAATATATACGATGTGAACAAAGACCGGGGAAGCGATATTAATTCTACCGTTTTCGGGGATTATGAGCAGGCGCCTTCCCGCGACCTGGTGCAAACCTACCTCAACAGCGACGGTACGCGCTACACGGAGCTTCCCGGTTATGAAACCTTTGGCTTTGTACAGGAATTC is a window from the Anseongella ginsenosidimutans genome containing:
- a CDS encoding SusC/RagA family TonB-linked outer membrane protein, with the protein product MKRMLWLFLLVAWMPCLAQQVQITGVVTDAADGTPLPGVGVVVKGGQNGTATDAEGRYSLSGVPSDAVLVFSFVGYKTLEESLNGRSSLDAALQQDMQALEEVVVVGYGTQKKINVTGAVDQISGEELVKRPLANVFQGLQGVSPGLNITYSGGQPGTTPNINVRGFTSINGGSPLIVIDGIASATDDLLRLNPSDIASISVLRDAASAAIYGARAAYGVVLVTTKAGNISGKQTVSYNNYFSLSRRTVMPEPVTDPYIFSRVLELSTNNTPWDYVNYSDEHYSWARARSDDPSIEEVRPDPEDPSRWAYMGNNNWNDYFFNESSFSQYHSLAFSGSAQAGKAPIGYYLSADYTYENGLNKLTPDDWTRYSLRARLNFSPLSWLKLDNNLNIYQPERDAPTYSVTDVYYLRPIDVAKNPDGSWANTGAGRLAAQLTDGGRNVSTRFGFQDVIRAEATFLEGELKITANASFKRELWKYHTDSKKYSIGFGPDDIREEGGSGWVRESNGNVNHDVYDLYANYNKNFGDHGLQLLAGYNQESYEWSLVRATRNGIISSSVPFIALTSGEATIEVPRGFGGDARYGIRSYFGRIHYTYKGRYILEGNGRYDGSSRFPASNRWGFFPSVSAAWIASEEPLLKDAGNTLTTLKFRASLGELGNQDVDYFGYLQTLPLNLSGYLIDGSRQTVITGAPSLNVDPDNYTWEKVVTMNVGADIGFFKDRLQASFDYYVRDTKGMLTQGVELPAVLGTSPPRQNSADLSTRGWELMLQYMDTYQLASKPFFLSAKMILSDSRSEITRFKNDQLLLGNYREGQEIGEIWGLTNNGLFRNEEEIAALDESSLIPWGALDIVPGWPKYKDLNGDGKIEAGISETDPKDLSIIGNTSPRYRIGFNLDMSWNNIDLSVFLQGIGKIDFYPQHYLYWGPYQQPYANVYPWNLDFYRSEGDSPQERSGHSQAYLDAGLADANLDPAFPVMQSWLADNNYRDGNGNKVGLDLPQSGYLQDASYLRVKNITLGYTLPQSLTNKWKMGRVRVFVSGENIFEFSAIKKYLDPESITDGFGWAYPYHRKYAIGLNVDL
- a CDS encoding RagB/SusD family nutrient uptake outer membrane protein, whose amino-acid sequence is MKKLILLISCLAGLTSCKKDFLDRYPQTDISPELFFKSEEDLSLYINGLLSIPGKGDYQADQNSDNTTTTAAIEIKNMMTGTPSSQTIGGGWSWGRLRDINYFLDNYGKAEVAEEVKAHYAGLARYYRAVFYFNMVQRYSDVPWYSHALNPEDEEMYKGRDPRALVVDSIMADLAYAAASVRESVPSGTPDTWAVKLFYARAALHEGTFRKYHSELGLESSAGAFLEKAASLAGEIISSGNFAVHNTGNPGQDYAALFNSQDLLSNSEVILANIYDVNKDRGSDINSTVFGDYEQAPSRDLVQTYLNSDGTRYTELPGYETFGFVQEFSNRDPRLRQTLAYPGWVRQSDGTPYVQRLNKNFTGYHQLKGYSNSTSSIINGSVDFPAYRYAEALLIYAEAKAELDQLTQADLDISLNLLRDRAGLPRLDMALANANPDSFLEAKYPTLDGTNKGVLLEIRRERRVEFALEGYRYDDLMRWHAGKLLENIPEGMYFPGLGKFDLTGDGIEDIMLIDKDSDIPAEDQKEKNSLGVVLTYYKAGTINDDVTVYLENGNNGGTMVTETAPRQFIEPKYYYRPIPRQQVVLNPELEQLFGWE